One Comamonas endophytica DNA window includes the following coding sequences:
- the nusA gene encoding transcription termination factor NusA — translation MNRELLMLVEAISREKNVERDVVFGAVELALAQATKKLYQGEVDIRVAIDRDSGDYDTFRRWLVVPDDAGLQNPEAEELLMDAQDRVPGIAVGEHIEDEVESVPIGRIGAMAAKQVILQKIRDAEREMLLNDFMARGEKIFTGTVKRMDKGDIIVEGGRVEGRLRRSEMIPKENLRNGDRVRAMIMEVDLTLRGAPIILSRSAPEFMVELFRNEVPEIEQGLLEIKSCARDPGSRAKIAVISHDKRVDPIGTCVGVRGTRVNAVTNELAGERVDIVLWSEDPAQFVIGALAPANVSSIVVDEEKHAMDVVVDEENLAIAIGRGGQNVRLASDLTGWKINIMDAAESAQKQADETDTARRLFMENLDVDEEIADILIEEGFASLEEVAYVPLQEMLEIESFDEDTVNELRARAKDALLTMEIAREENVDKVSQDLRDLEGLTPELVAKLADGGVHTRDDLADLAIDELTELTGQSADEAKALIMKAREHWFTGQE, via the coding sequence ATGAATCGCGAATTGTTGATGTTGGTAGAGGCCATTTCGCGCGAGAAGAACGTCGAGCGCGATGTGGTCTTTGGTGCTGTGGAATTGGCGCTGGCCCAGGCCACGAAGAAGCTGTACCAGGGCGAAGTGGATATCCGCGTGGCCATCGACCGTGATAGCGGTGATTACGACACCTTCCGCCGCTGGCTGGTCGTGCCCGACGACGCCGGCCTGCAGAACCCCGAGGCCGAGGAACTGCTGATGGACGCGCAAGACCGCGTGCCTGGCATTGCCGTGGGCGAACACATCGAAGACGAAGTGGAATCGGTGCCCATCGGCCGCATCGGCGCGATGGCAGCCAAGCAGGTGATCCTGCAGAAGATCCGCGACGCCGAGCGCGAGATGCTGCTCAACGACTTCATGGCGCGCGGCGAGAAGATCTTCACCGGCACCGTCAAGCGCATGGACAAGGGCGACATCATCGTCGAGGGCGGCCGCGTCGAGGGACGCCTGCGCCGCAGCGAGATGATCCCCAAGGAAAACCTGCGCAATGGCGACCGCGTGCGCGCCATGATTATGGAAGTCGACCTGACGCTGCGCGGCGCGCCGATCATCCTGTCGCGCTCGGCGCCGGAATTCATGGTGGAGCTGTTCCGCAACGAAGTGCCGGAAATCGAGCAGGGCCTGCTGGAAATCAAGAGCTGCGCCCGTGATCCTGGCAGCCGTGCGAAAATCGCCGTGATCTCGCATGACAAGCGCGTCGACCCGATCGGCACCTGCGTCGGCGTGCGCGGCACGCGCGTCAACGCCGTGACCAACGAGCTGGCCGGCGAGCGCGTCGATATCGTGCTGTGGTCCGAAGACCCGGCGCAGTTCGTCATCGGCGCACTGGCGCCCGCCAACGTGTCGTCCATCGTGGTGGACGAAGAGAAACATGCCATGGACGTGGTGGTCGACGAGGAAAACCTCGCCATCGCCATCGGCCGTGGCGGCCAGAACGTGCGTCTGGCCTCCGACCTCACCGGTTGGAAGATCAACATCATGGACGCAGCCGAGTCTGCGCAAAAACAGGCCGACGAAACGGATACCGCGCGTCGCCTGTTCATGGAGAACCTGGATGTGGACGAGGAAATCGCCGACATCCTGATCGAAGAAGGTTTCGCCAGCCTGGAAGAGGTGGCCTATGTGCCGCTGCAGGAAATGCTGGAGATCGAAAGCTTCGACGAAGACACCGTGAACGAGCTGCGGGCGCGTGCAAAGGACGCCTTGCTCACGATGGAAATCGCACGCGAGGAAAATGTCGACAAGGTTTCGCAGGATCTGCGCGACCTCGAGGGATTGACGCCTGAGCTGGTGGCCAAGCTGGCCGACGGTGGCGTGCATACGCGGGATGACTTGGCCGATCTGGCCATTGACGAACTGACCGAACTGACCGGGCAGTCTGCCGACGAAGCGAAAGCTTTGATCATGAAGGCACGTGAACACTGGTTCACCGGGCAAGAGTAA
- the infB gene encoding translation initiation factor IF-2, translating into MSSNTVAEFAAELKKSPETLLQQLSSAGVAKASASDALTESDKQKLLSHLQASHGTGGADRKKITLTKKSTSEIKQADATGRARTIQVEVRKKRTFIKRDEGSEAASESEAAQAAAAQELAASANAQREAEELVRREEAARQQVQLISQQEEELVEKRREREERERREREAEERAAAYAAQEAAKIAQANAQKAEASREYKAEAAARNAAQAAAREKAEEESRQRAAEEATRAKDLDERRRRAQAEAEAIRAMMAAPKRVLVAKKPEEPPKPAAVAKPAGDAKKGTLHKPATGSTAARPGAAAPAPAAGAGKEVKSAKLSSSWAGDGKKKEIKTRGDSAATPGRGTSNWRSGPRGGSRRGGNDRHEQQQHAPAEFRAIEVHVPETITVSELAHKMSVKASELIKVLMKMGQMVTINQPLDQDTAMIVVEEMGHTAKVAALDDPEAFTFEETSQAEALPRAPVVTVMGHVDHGKTSLLDYIRRTKVAGGEAGGITQHIGAYHVKTERGMVSFLDTPGHEAFTAMRARGAQATDIVILVVAADDGVMPQTKEAIKHAKAAGVPIVVAITKSDKPDANFERVKQELVVEEVVPEEYGGESPFVPVSSKTGMGIDDLLEQVLLQAEVLELKAPVEAAAKGLVIEAQLDKGRGPVATVLVQSGTLKVGDVVLAGQTYGRVRAMVDETGKATKTAGPSIPVEIQGLSDVPAAGDEFMVLGDERRAREIATYRAGKFRNTKLAKQQAAKLENVFAEMSAGEVQTLPIIIKADVQGSQEALGQSLLKLSTEEVRVQLVYAGVGGISESDINLAIASKAIVIGFNVRADANARKTAENNDVEIRYYNIIYDAVDELKAAMSGMLAPEQREEIIGMAEIRTVFVATKIGTIAGSYITSGHVTRNARFRLLRDNIVVYTGEIESIKRLKDDVKEVKEGFECGIKLRNYNDIKEGDVLEVFEIKEIARTL; encoded by the coding sequence ATGTCGAGTAACACTGTTGCCGAGTTTGCCGCCGAACTCAAAAAATCCCCCGAAACCTTGTTGCAACAACTGAGCTCCGCCGGTGTTGCCAAGGCCTCGGCTTCCGATGCGTTGACCGAGTCCGATAAACAGAAACTGCTCTCGCACCTGCAGGCCAGCCATGGCACAGGCGGAGCTGACCGCAAGAAAATCACATTGACGAAAAAGTCGACGAGCGAAATCAAGCAGGCTGACGCCACCGGCCGCGCCCGCACCATTCAAGTGGAAGTGCGCAAGAAGCGCACCTTCATCAAGCGTGACGAAGGCAGCGAAGCTGCTTCCGAAAGCGAAGCCGCTCAGGCTGCCGCCGCCCAGGAGCTGGCCGCCAGCGCCAACGCGCAGCGCGAAGCCGAGGAACTGGTGCGCCGCGAGGAAGCCGCGCGCCAGCAGGTGCAGCTGATCAGCCAGCAGGAGGAAGAACTGGTGGAAAAACGCCGTGAGCGCGAAGAGCGCGAACGCCGCGAGCGCGAAGCCGAGGAGCGGGCTGCGGCCTATGCTGCCCAGGAAGCCGCGAAGATCGCCCAGGCCAACGCGCAAAAGGCCGAAGCCTCGCGCGAATACAAGGCGGAAGCCGCCGCCCGCAATGCCGCCCAGGCGGCCGCGCGCGAAAAGGCCGAGGAAGAGTCGCGTCAGCGTGCCGCTGAGGAAGCGACGCGCGCCAAGGATCTCGACGAGCGCCGCCGCAGGGCCCAGGCCGAAGCCGAGGCCATCCGCGCCATGATGGCTGCGCCCAAGCGCGTGCTGGTGGCGAAGAAGCCCGAGGAGCCGCCCAAGCCGGCCGCCGTGGCCAAGCCCGCGGGCGACGCCAAGAAGGGCACGCTGCACAAGCCTGCCACCGGCTCCACCGCGGCACGCCCCGGCGCTGCTGCCCCCGCGCCTGCCGCAGGTGCGGGCAAGGAAGTCAAGTCCGCCAAGCTGTCCTCCAGCTGGGCTGGCGACGGCAAGAAGAAGGAAATCAAGACGCGCGGCGACAGCGCTGCCACGCCCGGCCGTGGCACCAGCAACTGGCGCAGCGGCCCGCGCGGCGGCAGCCGCCGCGGCGGCAATGACCGCCACGAGCAGCAGCAGCATGCACCGGCGGAGTTCCGCGCGATCGAGGTGCACGTGCCCGAGACCATCACGGTGTCGGAGCTGGCGCACAAGATGTCGGTCAAGGCTTCCGAGCTGATCAAGGTGTTGATGAAGATGGGCCAGATGGTCACCATCAACCAGCCCCTGGACCAGGACACGGCGATGATCGTGGTCGAGGAAATGGGCCACACCGCCAAGGTGGCGGCGCTGGACGACCCCGAAGCGTTCACCTTCGAGGAAACCTCGCAGGCGGAAGCCCTGCCGCGCGCCCCTGTGGTGACCGTCATGGGTCACGTCGACCACGGCAAGACCTCGCTGCTCGACTACATCCGCCGCACCAAGGTGGCGGGTGGCGAAGCCGGCGGCATCACGCAGCACATCGGTGCCTACCATGTGAAGACCGAGCGCGGCATGGTGTCCTTCCTGGATACCCCGGGCCACGAGGCCTTCACGGCCATGCGTGCCCGCGGTGCGCAGGCCACCGACATCGTGATCCTGGTGGTTGCCGCCGACGACGGCGTCATGCCCCAGACCAAGGAAGCCATCAAGCACGCCAAGGCGGCGGGTGTTCCCATCGTCGTGGCCATCACCAAGTCGGACAAGCCCGATGCCAACTTCGAGCGCGTGAAGCAGGAGCTGGTGGTCGAAGAGGTCGTGCCCGAAGAGTACGGCGGCGAGTCGCCCTTCGTGCCCGTGTCCTCCAAGACCGGCATGGGCATCGATGATCTGCTCGAGCAGGTGCTGCTGCAGGCCGAAGTGCTGGAACTCAAGGCTCCGGTCGAAGCCGCTGCCAAGGGCCTGGTCATCGAAGCCCAGCTCGACAAGGGCCGCGGCCCCGTGGCGACGGTGCTGGTGCAGTCCGGCACGCTGAAGGTGGGCGACGTGGTGCTGGCCGGCCAGACCTATGGCCGCGTGCGCGCCATGGTGGACGAAACCGGCAAGGCGACCAAGACCGCAGGTCCTTCGATCCCGGTGGAAATCCAGGGTCTGTCGGACGTGCCCGCGGCCGGCGACGAATTCATGGTGCTGGGCGACGAACGCCGCGCCCGTGAGATCGCCACCTACCGCGCCGGCAAGTTCCGCAACACCAAGCTGGCCAAGCAACAGGCTGCCAAGCTGGAGAACGTGTTTGCCGAGATGTCGGCGGGCGAGGTGCAGACCCTGCCCATCATCATCAAGGCCGACGTGCAGGGTTCGCAGGAAGCCCTGGGCCAGTCGCTGCTCAAGCTGTCGACCGAGGAAGTGCGCGTGCAGCTGGTGTATGCCGGCGTGGGCGGCATCAGCGAGTCCGACATCAACCTGGCGATTGCCTCTAAGGCCATCGTGATCGGCTTCAACGTGCGCGCCGATGCGAATGCCCGCAAGACGGCCGAGAACAACGACGTCGAGATCCGTTACTACAACATCATCTATGACGCTGTGGACGAGCTCAAGGCGGCGATGTCCGGCATGCTGGCACCCGAGCAGCGTGAAGAGATCATCGGCATGGCCGAGATCCGCACGGTGTTCGTGGCAACGAAGATCGGCACGATTGCCGGCTCGTACATCACGTCCGGCCATGTCACGCGCAATGCACGCTTCCGCCTGCTGCGCGACAACATCGTCGTCTACACCGGCGAGATCGAGTCGATCAAGCGCCTCAAGGACGACGTCAAGGAAGTCAAGGAAGGCTTCGAGTGCGGTATCAAGCTCCGGAACTACAACGACATCAAGGAAGGTGACGTGCTGGAAGTCTTCGAGATCAAGGAAATCGCACGGACGCTGTAA
- the rbfA gene encoding 30S ribosome-binding factor RbfA, which produces MAAKKRAAPNRSFKVSDQIQRDLSELIARELKDPRVGMVTLQGVEVTPDYAHAKVFFSVLTGDPEQTLEGLSQAAGFLRAGLFKRLHIHTVPTLHFVYDRTTERASDMNALIAKAVSSRAKDD; this is translated from the coding sequence ATGGCTGCCAAGAAACGCGCTGCGCCGAATCGCAGCTTCAAGGTCTCCGACCAGATCCAGCGCGATCTGTCGGAGCTGATCGCCCGGGAACTGAAGGACCCGCGCGTGGGCATGGTCACCCTGCAAGGGGTGGAGGTCACTCCCGACTACGCCCACGCCAAGGTGTTCTTCAGCGTCCTCACGGGTGATCCCGAGCAGACGCTCGAAGGCCTGAGCCAGGCCGCGGGCTTCCTGCGCGCGGGCCTGTTCAAGCGCCTGCACATCCATACCGTGCCCACGCTGCATTTCGTCTACGACCGTACGACGGAGCGCGCGTCCGACATGAACGCCTTGATCGCCAAGGCGGTTTCTTCGCGCGCGAAGGACGACTGA
- the rimP gene encoding ribosome maturation factor RimP — MALQQIVEETVAGLGYDLVEIERSAGGLLRVTIDLPWQPPTPETQDLPEQFVTVEDCEKVTRQLQFALEVDGAEYKRLEVSSPGIDRPLRHEQDFVRFEGSVIDLTLKAPMGAAAGGQVSANRKKFRGTLERSEAGGWQIVWSDEPPVKPGQRVSKKRVPAPLQALGFALDELREARLAPIVDFKGRGHKTAS, encoded by the coding sequence GTGGCACTACAGCAAATCGTTGAAGAAACAGTCGCAGGCCTGGGCTATGACCTGGTGGAGATCGAGCGCTCCGCCGGCGGGTTGCTGCGCGTCACCATCGATTTGCCGTGGCAACCGCCCACGCCCGAAACGCAGGACCTTCCCGAGCAGTTCGTCACCGTCGAAGACTGCGAGAAGGTCACGCGCCAGCTGCAGTTCGCGTTGGAAGTCGATGGTGCCGAATACAAGCGCCTGGAAGTGTCGTCGCCGGGCATCGACCGGCCGCTGCGCCACGAACAGGATTTCGTGCGCTTCGAAGGCTCGGTCATCGACCTGACGCTCAAGGCGCCGATGGGCGCGGCCGCCGGCGGGCAGGTCAGCGCCAACCGCAAGAAATTCCGCGGCACGCTCGAGCGCAGCGAGGCCGGTGGCTGGCAGATCGTCTGGAGCGACGAGCCGCCCGTGAAGCCGGGCCAGCGCGTGAGCAAGAAACGCGTGCCTGCGCCGCTGCAGGCATTGGGTTTCGCGCTCGACGAGCTGCGTGAAGCGCGCCTTGCACCGATTGTGGATTTCAAGGGCAGGGGCCACAAGACCGCCTCATAA
- a CDS encoding thioredoxin family protein — MDSGQSVEGRQWLVVCLCAQWCGTCTQYRQGFEALAASHPEARFVWLDIEDREDVAGDLDIETFPSLLISDARHARFLGPLLPQLPVLARLLVSLQEAGLVEAPVSVAAQDLRERVLAAGMA; from the coding sequence ATGGACAGTGGGCAGAGCGTGGAGGGCAGGCAGTGGCTCGTGGTCTGCCTGTGCGCGCAGTGGTGCGGCACATGCACCCAATACCGCCAGGGTTTCGAGGCGCTTGCCGCCAGCCATCCCGAGGCACGCTTCGTGTGGCTGGACATCGAGGACCGGGAAGATGTCGCGGGCGATCTGGACATAGAAACTTTTCCCAGCCTCTTGATTTCCGACGCACGGCACGCACGTTTCCTGGGCCCCTTGCTGCCGCAGCTGCCCGTGCTGGCGCGGCTGCTGGTGTCGCTGCAGGAGGCAGGCCTGGTGGAGGCACCGGTGTCCGTAGCGGCGCAGGATCTGCGCGAACGCGTTCTGGCGGCGGGCATGGCCTGA
- the typA gene encoding translational GTPase TypA, whose translation MSTQIRNIAIIAHVDHGKTTMVDQLLRQSGTFAEHEKVVDTVMDNNAIERERGITILAKNCAVSWEGTHINILDTPGHADFGGEVERALSMVDGVVLLIDAQEGPMPQTRFVTKKALALGLKPIVVVNKVDKPGARPDYVVNAAFDLFDKLGATDEQLDFPVVYASGINGWSSLEEGAPGEQWGTDMSALFNTILTHVPSVEGDASAPLQMQVSALDYSTFVGRIGVGRITQGTIKMGQDVMVMAGPDGKSYKGRINQIHKFQGIDRVQVNEAGPSDIVLVNGIENVGIGETITDPLNPQPLPMLKIDEPTLTMNFCVNTSPLAGREGKFVTSRQIWDRLQKELRSNVALRVRETDEDGIFEVSGRGELHLTILLEEMRREGYELAVSKPRVVFRDIDGERNEPIELVTADIEEGHQGGVMQALGERKGELVNMEPDGRGRVRLEYRIPARGLIGFTNEFLNLTRGSGLISNIFDSYEPHKGDIGGRKNGVLISMDDGEIFTYALGKLDDRGRMFVKAGDPVYEGMIIGIHSRDNDLVVNATRTKQLTNFRVSGKEDAIKITPPIDLSLEYGVEFIEDDELVEITPKSIRVRKRFLKEHDRKRASREG comes from the coding sequence ATGAGTACACAAATCCGCAACATCGCGATCATCGCGCACGTTGACCACGGCAAAACCACCATGGTCGATCAGCTCCTGCGCCAGTCCGGCACCTTTGCAGAGCATGAAAAGGTGGTCGACACCGTCATGGACAACAATGCCATCGAGCGCGAGCGCGGCATCACCATCCTGGCCAAGAACTGTGCCGTGAGCTGGGAAGGCACGCACATCAACATTCTCGACACGCCCGGCCACGCGGACTTCGGCGGCGAAGTGGAACGTGCGCTGTCGATGGTCGACGGCGTGGTGCTGCTGATCGACGCGCAGGAGGGCCCCATGCCCCAGACGCGTTTCGTGACCAAGAAGGCGCTGGCCCTGGGCCTCAAGCCCATCGTCGTGGTCAACAAGGTGGACAAGCCCGGTGCGCGTCCCGACTACGTGGTCAACGCCGCCTTCGACCTGTTCGACAAGCTCGGCGCGACCGATGAGCAGCTCGACTTCCCCGTGGTCTACGCCTCGGGCATCAATGGCTGGTCCTCCCTCGAGGAAGGCGCTCCCGGCGAGCAGTGGGGCACCGACATGTCGGCCCTGTTCAACACCATCCTGACGCACGTGCCTTCGGTCGAGGGCGATGCCTCGGCACCCCTGCAGATGCAGGTCTCTGCGCTGGACTATTCCACCTTCGTCGGCCGTATCGGCGTGGGCCGCATCACCCAGGGCACGATCAAGATGGGCCAGGACGTGATGGTCATGGCCGGTCCGGACGGCAAGTCCTACAAGGGCCGCATCAACCAGATCCACAAGTTCCAGGGCATCGACCGCGTGCAGGTCAACGAGGCCGGCCCGAGCGACATCGTTCTGGTCAACGGCATCGAGAACGTCGGCATCGGTGAAACCATCACCGACCCGCTGAACCCGCAGCCGCTGCCCATGCTCAAGATCGACGAACCGACCTTGACCATGAACTTCTGCGTGAACACCTCGCCCCTGGCCGGCCGTGAAGGCAAGTTCGTGACCAGCCGCCAGATCTGGGACCGCCTGCAAAAGGAACTGCGCTCGAACGTGGCCCTGCGCGTGCGTGAGACCGACGAAGACGGCATTTTCGAAGTGTCGGGCCGCGGCGAACTGCACCTCACCATCCTGCTGGAAGAAATGCGCCGCGAAGGCTACGAGCTGGCAGTGTCCAAGCCGCGCGTCGTGTTCCGCGACATCGACGGCGAACGCAACGAGCCGATTGAGCTGGTCACGGCCGACATCGAGGAAGGCCACCAGGGCGGCGTGATGCAGGCGCTGGGCGAGCGCAAGGGCGAGCTGGTCAACATGGAACCCGATGGCCGCGGCCGCGTGCGCCTGGAGTACCGCATCCCGGCGCGTGGCCTGATCGGCTTCACCAACGAGTTCCTGAACCTGACGCGTGGTTCGGGCCTGATCTCGAACATCTTCGACAGCTACGAGCCGCACAAGGGCGACATCGGCGGGCGCAAGAACGGCGTGCTGATCTCCATGGACGACGGTGAAATCTTCACCTACGCCCTGGGCAAGCTCGACGACCGCGGCCGCATGTTCGTCAAGGCCGGCGATCCGGTGTACGAAGGCATGATCATCGGTATTCACAGCCGCGACAACGACCTGGTCGTGAACGCCACGCGTACCAAGCAGCTGACCAACTTCCGCGTTTCCGGCAAGGAAGACGCGATCAAGATCACGCCCCCGATCGACCTGTCGCTGGAATACGGCGTCGAGTTCATCGAGGACGATGAGCTGGTCGAGATCACGCCCAAGAGCATCCGCGTGCGCAAGCGCTTCCTCAAGGAACACGACCGCAAGCGCGCTTCGCGCGAAGGCTGA
- a CDS encoding c-type cytochrome, which produces MVAALTTFLALRAGAQQPAPIDSMAWRVQACSACHGDQGRATPEGYFPRLAGKPADYLFRQMQNFRDGRRNHTQMRYLMAHLTDDYLREMAGFFARREVPYPPPLQPQAGAQALARGEALVRQGDAARGLPACVACHGTAMTGVLPAVPGLLGLSRDYLNSQLGAWRTGQRHAQDPDCMAAIAQKLSAPEVAAVSAWLAAQPVPEGGKPATQPSGPAPMACAGLAAAAWEAR; this is translated from the coding sequence ATGGTGGCCGCTCTGACCACCTTCCTGGCTCTTCGTGCAGGTGCCCAGCAGCCAGCTCCCATCGACTCCATGGCCTGGCGCGTCCAAGCCTGCAGCGCCTGCCATGGCGACCAGGGGCGCGCCACGCCCGAAGGCTATTTCCCGCGGCTGGCCGGCAAGCCCGCAGACTACCTGTTCCGGCAGATGCAGAACTTCCGCGACGGCCGGCGCAACCACACGCAGATGCGCTATCTGATGGCCCACCTCACGGACGACTATCTGCGCGAGATGGCCGGCTTCTTTGCGCGGCGCGAGGTTCCATATCCGCCGCCTCTGCAGCCCCAGGCTGGGGCACAGGCGCTAGCACGCGGCGAGGCGCTCGTGCGCCAGGGCGATGCGGCGCGCGGACTGCCGGCCTGTGTGGCCTGCCATGGCACGGCGATGACCGGAGTGCTGCCCGCGGTACCCGGCCTGCTGGGGCTGTCGCGCGACTATCTCAACAGCCAGCTGGGTGCCTGGAGAACCGGGCAGCGGCATGCGCAGGATCCGGACTGCATGGCCGCAATTGCGCAAAAACTCTCAGCACCGGAAGTGGCGGCGGTGTCGGCCTGGCTGGCGGCGCAGCCCGTTCCCGAGGGCGGCAAGCCAGCTACCCAGCCGTCCGGACCCGCGCCCATGGCCTGCGCGGGGCTGGCTGCCGCGGCGTGGGAGGCGCGATGA
- the truB gene encoding tRNA pseudouridine(55) synthase TruB yields the protein MNAPRTRVQRRPVHGVLLLDKPLGFSSNDALQKVKWLLRAEKAGHTGTLDPLASGVLPLCFGAATKFSQLQLEAAKTYVAIARLGATTTTADAEGEVVRERPVDLTAFTPERLQSVAQRFTGPISQVPPMHSALKKDGKALYEYAREGIEIERPARAVTIHALEISLCEDADGFAAVKLVVTCSKGTYIRTLGEDVGEALGCGAHLRFLRRTDTGGLGLEACVTLEALEAMDEEQRLLQVQPPQVLLHEHTPVTLNEYDAGRFLSGMRRRGDWADAPAVAVYGEKPHALLGVGHVLAGELIPDRLLSPLEIQQILEGTPRPTDRGILETL from the coding sequence ATGAACGCGCCACGCACCAGGGTGCAGCGGCGCCCTGTGCATGGGGTGTTGCTGCTTGACAAACCGCTGGGCTTTTCCAGCAACGACGCTTTGCAGAAGGTGAAGTGGTTGTTGCGCGCGGAAAAGGCCGGCCATACCGGTACGCTCGATCCATTGGCCAGCGGCGTCTTGCCGCTGTGCTTTGGCGCGGCCACCAAGTTCAGCCAGCTGCAGCTCGAAGCCGCCAAGACCTATGTGGCCATTGCCCGCCTGGGCGCGACCACGACCACTGCGGATGCGGAAGGCGAGGTCGTGCGCGAGCGGCCCGTGGACCTCACGGCCTTCACGCCCGAGCGGCTGCAGTCCGTGGCACAGCGATTCACCGGCCCGATCTCGCAGGTGCCGCCCATGCACAGTGCCTTGAAGAAGGACGGCAAGGCGCTCTACGAATATGCGCGCGAGGGCATCGAGATCGAGCGCCCGGCGCGCGCCGTGACGATCCATGCGCTCGAGATCAGCCTGTGCGAGGATGCGGACGGCTTTGCCGCGGTGAAGCTGGTCGTGACCTGCAGCAAGGGCACCTATATCCGCACGCTGGGTGAGGATGTGGGCGAGGCGCTGGGCTGCGGCGCGCACCTGCGCTTCCTGCGCCGCACCGATACCGGCGGGCTCGGGCTGGAAGCTTGCGTCACGCTCGAAGCGCTCGAGGCCATGGACGAGGAGCAGCGCCTGCTGCAGGTGCAGCCGCCCCAGGTGTTGCTGCATGAACACACGCCTGTCACGCTGAACGAGTACGATGCCGGACGTTTTCTGTCGGGCATGCGCCGGCGCGGCGACTGGGCGGATGCGCCCGCCGTGGCGGTCTATGGCGAAAAGCCACACGCTTTGCTGGGAGTCGGCCATGTGCTGGCCGGGGAACTGATCCCCGACCGCCTGCTGAGTCCCCTGGAAATTCAACAAATTTTGGAAGGCACGCCGCGCCCAACAGACCGCGGCATTTTGGAAACTTTATGA
- a CDS encoding cytochrome c, giving the protein MKSCWIQCLLALAALLVACTAAVAWLNLRGEAPAPQLWREPGTPATVSSALLEKGAYLARAGNCMGCHTAQGGKEYAGGRGIETPFGVVYAPNLTPDAETGLGRWTSDAFWRALHHGRSQDGRLLYPAFPYPQYTRVQREDANALFAYLQSLAPVSAPNKAHRLEFPFNTQAALAVWRALYFRAAEWVPQASATAEWNRGAYLVQGLGHCAACHAARNAWGGSVEEGLLRGGMMALQDWYAPALGGTHAGQQDLVRLLQTGVSAHASVSGPMAEVVFRSTQYLSGADLQAIAVYLQSLPAPPTPAAPVARATDTRLGAKLYAQHCAQCHGAQGEGRPGAINALAGNPAVNLEDASNVVRMVLQGGYPPATAGNPRPYGMPPFSHQLSDAEIAAVASFVRQSWGNMAPAVGTIEVYRAREKRQH; this is encoded by the coding sequence ATGAAATCCTGCTGGATCCAATGCCTGCTGGCGCTGGCTGCATTGCTGGTGGCTTGCACGGCTGCCGTGGCCTGGCTCAATCTGCGCGGAGAGGCGCCCGCCCCGCAGCTGTGGCGCGAACCCGGCACGCCGGCTACCGTTTCCTCCGCCCTGCTGGAAAAGGGCGCCTACCTGGCGCGTGCCGGCAACTGCATGGGCTGCCACACGGCGCAGGGTGGGAAGGAATACGCTGGCGGGCGCGGCATCGAGACACCCTTTGGCGTGGTCTACGCGCCCAATCTCACGCCGGATGCGGAGACCGGCCTGGGGCGCTGGACCTCCGATGCGTTCTGGCGTGCGCTGCACCATGGCCGCTCTCAGGACGGCCGCCTGCTGTACCCGGCCTTTCCCTATCCCCAGTACACGCGCGTGCAGCGCGAAGATGCAAACGCATTGTTTGCCTATCTGCAAAGCCTGGCACCGGTCAGCGCTCCGAACAAGGCGCATCGTCTGGAGTTTCCGTTCAATACCCAGGCGGCGCTGGCGGTATGGCGCGCGCTGTATTTCCGCGCCGCCGAATGGGTGCCCCAGGCCAGCGCCACGGCCGAGTGGAACCGCGGTGCCTATCTGGTGCAGGGCCTTGGCCACTGCGCCGCCTGCCATGCGGCGCGCAATGCCTGGGGCGGCTCGGTGGAGGAGGGATTGCTGCGCGGCGGCATGATGGCGCTGCAGGACTGGTACGCGCCGGCGCTGGGCGGGACGCACGCTGGACAGCAGGACCTGGTGCGGCTGCTGCAGACCGGGGTCTCTGCACACGCCTCCGTCAGCGGGCCGATGGCCGAGGTGGTCTTTCGCAGTACCCAATACCTGTCCGGCGCTGACCTACAGGCCATCGCCGTCTATCTGCAGAGCCTGCCCGCGCCGCCGACGCCGGCCGCGCCGGTGGCCAGGGCCACCGACACCCGGCTTGGTGCCAAGCTCTATGCCCAGCACTGCGCGCAATGCCATGGAGCGCAGGGCGAAGGCCGTCCCGGGGCCATCAATGCGCTGGCCGGCAATCCCGCCGTCAATCTCGAAGACGCCAGCAACGTCGTGCGCATGGTGCTGCAGGGCGGCTATCCCCCCGCGACGGCCGGCAACCCGCGTCCCTATGGAATGCCCCCGTTTTCCCATCAGCTGAGCGATGCCGAGATCGCTGCCGTAGCGAGCTTTGTCCGACAATCCTGGGGCAACATGGCGCCGGCGGTTGGTACCATCGAGGTTTACAGGGCACGCGAGAAGCGGCAGCATTGA